The following coding sequences are from one Mytilus trossulus isolate FHL-02 chromosome 8, PNRI_Mtr1.1.1.hap1, whole genome shotgun sequence window:
- the LOC134680635 gene encoding E3 ubiquitin/ISG15 ligase TRIM25-like produces MATETSCVCDVCHVRHIRSTVREYCPQCDQNLCGDCSEHHRIAKASKTHETITFEQYKTSPSFVQNINHRCDKHEYPLEFHCQSHNSLACKRCIVMEHKKCDDVVLLDDVSSGFNSSTALEKLEKSLLDVKSVITTAISKSKDNLKMLPTNEDDVVEKIKDMRKNINDHFDKLEQDLILKASQSKVKAKRCISRVMRDLETENKQVNEIFKNIEVLKECASSRQSFIGTRNLEQSLQQLRIQLQSMYEKGDFHDVKICCEFEDSLVNKEAIKSIGCVLPRKVNVGFTLKTIADKAGQTMDIFKIDGVMVEQLERIRVYGTEITACMMMKENITLFLNRELDRHSKVLKFISGNFEGDINLFPASVFDIAYLDEKRVLVTTGDSS; encoded by the coding sequence ATGGCGACTGAAACAAGCTGCGTCTGTGACGTATGTCACGTCCGTCATATTAGATCTACTGTAAGAGAATATTGTCCACAGTGTGACCAAAACCTTTGTGGCGATTGCTCAGAACATCATCGAATAGCTAAAGCCTCTAAAACTCACGAGACCATAACTTTTGAACAGTACAAAACATCACCTTCCTTCGTTCAGAACATAAATCATCGATGTGACAAACATGAGTATCCTTTAGAATTTCATTGCCAATCACATAATAGTCTGGCTTGTAAGAGATGCATTGTTATGGAGCATAAAAAATGCGATGATGTTGTTTTATTGGATGATGTTTCAAGCGGATTTAATTCGTCAACTGCTTTAGAGAAGTTGGAAAAATCACTGCTTGATGTAAAATCAGTCATCACAACAGCTATATCAAAAAGCAAAGACAATCTGAAAATGTTACCCACTAATGAGGACGACGTCGTTGAGAAGATCAAGGATATGAGAAAGAACATTAATGACCATTTTGATAAGTTGGAACAGGATCTCATACTAAAAGCATCACAATCGAAAGTTAAGGCAAAAAGGTGTATATCACGAGTCATGCGAGATTTGgaaactgaaaataaacaagtaaatgAGATATTCAAAAACATCGAAGTTTTAAAGGAATGCGCTTCAAGCAGGCAATCGTTCATTGGAACCCGAAATCTAGAACAATCTTTACAACAACTAAGAATACAGTTACAGAGTATGTACGAAAAAGGCGATTTTCATGATGTCAAAATCTGCTGCGAGTTTGAAGATTCGTTGGTCAATAAAGAAGCAATTAAATCTATAGGTTGTGTATTACCAAGGAAAGTCAACGTTGGTTTCACTTTGAAGACGATAGCTGATAAAGCTGGACAGACAATGGACATCTTTAAAATTGATGGCGTAATGGTTGAACAACTTGAGAGGATAAGAGTTTATGGAACTGAAATTACAGCATGTATGATgatgaaagaaaatataaccTTATTTTTGAATAGAGAATTGGATCGCCATTCAAaggttttaaagtttatatcagGAAACTTTGAAGGAGATATAAATCTATTCCCTGCATCTGTTTTTGATATTGCTTATTTGGACGAAAAACGAGTATTGGTTACAACCGGAGACAGCAGTTAG
- the LOC134680636 gene encoding uncharacterized protein LOC134680636, whose protein sequence is MTENHSDDEDTLLLHEPPVHSGAKSSSVPQISDQTFELFTSYFDSKISSLKNELVSGNDSLAKKLKKEVSVKLKGEGNQIQYSFNSDIVSELQKLQKRTSAEDSVSTNLISGLILKINRRNKLIRIADKSPAGWSTVREYESDDLASDSEDEKRLRQAESRALKTIKEKKTRGKPYSKPSATVSRPANSTDTSNSYYQPYNATQQPFPRFRRREATPYDTCYECHQTGHFKRNCPKATNKPTFGNLSK, encoded by the coding sequence ATGACCGAAAACCACTCAGACGACGAGGACACTTTGCTTTTGCACGAGCCACCAGTACATTCAGGTGCCAAGTCTAGTTCTGTACCACAGATAAGTGATCaaacttttgaactttttacaTCTTATTTTGATAGTAAGATTTCTTCTCTGAAGAACGAGTTAGTCTCCGGGAACGACTCCCTAGCTAAGAAGCTCAAGAAAGAGGTGTCTGTTAAGCTTAAGGGGGAAGGGAATCAGATTCAATACTCCTTCAACTCAGATATAGTTTCCGAATTGCAGAAACTTCAGAAGCGTACATCCGCGGAAGATTCCGTTAGCACCAATTTGATATCAGGCCTTATTCTTAAAATCAACAGGAGGAATAAATTGATTCGAATTGCCGACAAGTCGCCAGCAGGCTGGTCCACAGTCAGAGAATACGAAAGTGATGACCTGGCATCAGATTCAGAAGATGAAAAACGCTTACGGCAAGCAGAAAGCAGGGCCCTCAAGACaatcaaagaaaagaaaacccGTGGAAAACCTTACTCAAAACCGTCCGCCACCGTTTCTAGACCTGCCAACTCTACTGATACTAGTAACAGTTACTATCAGCCTTACAACGCTACTCAGCAGCCCTTTCCGAGGTTCCGTCGCCGCGAGGCGACCCCATACGACACCTGTTACGAGTGTCACCAAACTGGCCACTTCAAGAGGAACTGCCCAAAAGCAACAAACAAACCAACCTTTGGAAACTTGTCAAAGTGA